One Spiroplasma sp. NBRC 100390 DNA window includes the following coding sequences:
- the mgtA gene encoding magnesium-translocating P-type ATPase yields the protein MKKARQQFDETKIFIEYKTLAQNNLPTIMADLPAQKIGYYNNEVNEYHRNINPTEIKPQQFKWLKNIVLTLVNPFNLLLIFIFGFQLGTFFVKNMNDSLALASAIIIAIMMTLSATISLVQDYKAFRTTKELQQLVKKTSMVIREGELNLTTVNETMLPSLVAKAQKVESKALIPGDLIYLSTGDIVPSDVRIIYTKNLSVNQAVLNGEGEPIYKTIIANAGSQQIFDLSNLCFMGSSIVAGSAIAVVLKTGANTYLGMLNAQLENVESENSFNFGIKKITKLIILIILIMVPIVLVLNGIRTGQWLEALILAFSVAVGLTPESLPVIVAANLTRGSKNLAKEKVVIKQLDAVQNLGAIDVLCTDKTGTLTEDKIELQNYYNINKINDPKVLSYGYLNSYFQLGMKNQIDEAIIGYRKVNYTKELASNYQLLDELPFDFIRRRVSVLLATASKAEQIIVTKGAAEEMLDLCHQYEVNQKILPLDKAAKLKIIENLLLLNQQGVRLIAVAYKPINKNQISLEDENNLIFLGFLSFTDVIKKDVQGTLKLINKYGVTMKILTGDAPQTTLAVCDKINLQSRGVLVGEEVENMTRDQLIIAVENHDIFAKLTPLQKARIIETLQSNNHKVGYMGDGINDALALRKSDVAISVNNATDIAKEASDIILLEKSLLVLEQGIIEGRSIFANIIKYLKVTVAANFGLMLSLLIASAWLSFAPMAPIQILFQNLLFDFSQVAVVFDNVNAEYIKKPRSWDTKGILSFTLWNGPSVTLMSVLNFIVMGIILTSVALIWSVDPNQGNNAQLISQFQTTMFTEGALLHMLMIFFMRTDKLAFWKDRPPLQLVLPILFILMVVFALPYIPHVHMWLQLSPPPPIWYAFLGGGVLLFGLLSVGLKAGYRKVYHCWL from the coding sequence ATGAAAAAAGCAAGACAGCAATTTGATGAAACGAAAATCTTTATTGAATACAAAACTTTGGCACAAAATAATTTACCAACAATAATGGCAGACCTTCCCGCACAAAAAATTGGATATTATAATAATGAAGTTAATGAATATCATCGAAATATTAATCCAACGGAAATTAAACCACAACAATTTAAATGGTTAAAAAATATTGTTTTGACCCTTGTCAATCCTTTTAATTTATTATTAATTTTTATTTTTGGATTTCAATTAGGTACTTTTTTTGTAAAAAATATGAATGATAGTTTAGCATTAGCTAGTGCTATTATTATTGCAATTATGATGACTTTAAGTGCAACAATTTCTTTAGTTCAAGATTATAAAGCTTTTCGTACAACAAAAGAACTACAGCAGTTAGTGAAAAAAACTTCAATGGTAATTCGAGAAGGGGAATTAAACTTAACAACAGTAAATGAAACAATGTTACCAAGTTTAGTTGCAAAGGCGCAAAAAGTTGAATCAAAAGCATTGATTCCAGGTGATTTAATTTATCTTTCAACGGGAGATATTGTTCCTAGTGATGTGCGAATTATTTATACTAAAAATTTATCCGTTAACCAAGCTGTGTTAAATGGTGAGGGAGAACCAATTTATAAAACAATTATTGCTAATGCTGGTTCACAACAAATTTTTGATTTATCAAATTTATGTTTTATGGGTAGCAGCATTGTTGCTGGGAGCGCAATTGCAGTTGTGCTAAAGACAGGTGCTAATACTTATTTAGGAATGCTTAATGCTCAATTAGAAAATGTTGAATCAGAAAATAGTTTTAACTTTGGAATTAAGAAAATTACTAAATTAATTATTTTAATTATTTTAATTATGGTACCAATTGTTTTAGTCTTAAATGGAATTCGAACAGGGCAATGATTAGAAGCTTTAATTTTAGCTTTTTCAGTTGCGGTCGGGTTAACCCCTGAATCATTACCAGTGATTGTTGCGGCAAATTTAACACGGGGAAGTAAAAATTTAGCAAAAGAAAAAGTTGTTATTAAACAGCTTGATGCTGTTCAAAATTTAGGTGCAATTGATGTTTTATGTACCGATAAGACGGGAACTTTAACTGAAGATAAAATTGAATTACAAAATTATTATAATATTAACAAAATCAATGATCCAAAGGTTTTATCGTATGGTTATTTAAATAGTTATTTCCAATTAGGAATGAAAAATCAAATTGATGAAGCTATTATTGGGTATCGAAAAGTTAATTATACCAAGGAATTAGCATCAAATTATCAGTTGTTGGATGAATTGCCATTTGATTTTATCCGTCGTCGTGTTTCGGTTTTATTAGCAACAGCATCAAAAGCAGAACAAATAATTGTTACGAAAGGTGCCGCCGAAGAAATGTTAGATCTTTGCCACCAATATGAAGTTAATCAAAAAATTTTGCCACTTGATAAAGCAGCAAAATTAAAAATTATTGAAAACTTGTTACTATTAAATCAACAAGGGGTTCGTTTAATTGCTGTGGCTTATAAACCAATTAACAAGAATCAAATAAGTTTGGAAGATGAAAATAACTTAATTTTTCTTGGTTTTTTATCATTTACTGATGTTATTAAAAAAGATGTGCAAGGAACCTTAAAATTAATTAATAAATATGGTGTTACAATGAAAATTTTAACAGGGGATGCACCACAAACCACATTAGCTGTTTGTGATAAAATTAATTTACAATCACGCGGTGTTTTAGTTGGTGAAGAAGTTGAAAATATGACGCGTGACCAATTGATAATTGCTGTTGAAAACCATGATATTTTTGCAAAATTAACGCCATTACAAAAAGCACGGATTATTGAAACGTTACAAAGTAATAATCATAAAGTTGGATATATGGGTGATGGTATTAATGATGCTTTGGCATTACGGAAAAGTGATGTTGCAATTTCTGTTAATAATGCCACTGATATTGCCAAAGAAGCATCAGATATCATTTTATTAGAAAAGTCATTATTAGTATTAGAACAAGGAATTATTGAAGGTCGTAGCATTTTTGCTAATATTATTAAATATTTAAAAGTAACAGTTGCTGCTAATTTTGGATTAATGTTAAGTCTATTAATTGCGTCAGCATGATTATCATTTGCACCAATGGCACCAATTCAGATTTTATTTCAAAATTTATTGTTTGATTTTTCACAAGTTGCTGTTGTTTTTGATAATGTCAATGCTGAATATATTAAAAAGCCACGAAGTTGAGATACAAAAGGAATTTTGTCTTTTACCTTGTGAAATGGTCCGTCAGTTACCTTAATGAGTGTTTTAAACTTTATTGTGATGGGAATTATCTTAACATCAGTAGCTCTAATATGAAGTGTTGATCCAAACCAAGGGAATAATGCCCAATTAATTTCGCAGTTTCAAACAACAATGTTTACTGAAGGAGCTTTATTACATATGCTAATGATTTTCTTTATGCGTACTGATAAATTAGCATTTTGAAAAGACCGCCCACCATTGCAGTTGGTCTTACCAATTTTATTTATTTTAATGGTTGTTTTTGCTTTACCATACATTCCTCATGTGCACATGTGATTACAATTATCACCGCCACCGCCAATATGATATGCCTTTTTAGGGGGTGGAGTTCTCTTGTTTGGACTCTTAAGTGTTGGTTTAAAAGCGGGCTATCGTAAAGTTTATCATTGTTGATTATAA
- the rplT gene encoding 50S ribosomal protein L20 — translation MARVKGGPTTRKRRKKIIKQAKGYFGTKSTHYKKAKEQVMKSLAYAFRDRKQRKRDFRSLWIQRINAAVREHDMSYSQFMNGLNKANIEVNRKMLSELAIHNPSEFKMLVDESKKALKN, via the coding sequence ATGGCAAGAGTTAAAGGCGGACCAACAACAAGAAAACGTCGTAAAAAAATTATTAAACAAGCAAAAGGATATTTTGGAACAAAATCAACCCATTACAAAAAGGCAAAAGAACAAGTAATGAAATCATTGGCATATGCCTTTCGTGATCGGAAACAACGTAAAAGAGATTTTCGTTCATTATGAATTCAAAGAATTAATGCCGCTGTGCGTGAACATGATATGTCATATTCGCAATTTATGAATGGATTAAATAAAGCTAATATTGAAGTGAATCGTAAGATGTTATCAGAATTAGCAATTCATAATCCAAGTGAATTTAAAATGTTAGTGGATGAATCAAAAAAAGCGTTAAAAAATTAA
- a CDS encoding ABC transporter ATP-binding protein, which translates to MSKNSDSTNLSNVQGKQELVKGNKKKTNPMGFFKLLSIYYKQFWLRWLCLIIFVIITCGITVALPKLTNIVMTQLTSGMLARSSINDPSMPWGTLLYWAIGFAATFIVSGFFLYLQSLVGGSISRKIEIDIRIKVLNKLVDLDMNYYHDKKMGDILTKLISDTQILGDQAFQVPQNFLNAFFTFIGSIAIMFTLDNRVLQYQDGPNGIVPVVDANGNLVYMDGTATVAELAGIILGVSFGILLLTSFGFTFIRRLMYKQRKVVSDVNGDVNDRINAIRLIKATGTNEYEKDRFNDIHKEYYKVSMRAIKVQSLIIAFVVTTLTSMNTIALIVGIVFVNDNRLDPTVMLSITMSINSLIFPIIQVVRLLANLATASTSATRVAEIFDQVPKININPTTTPLTDINGDIVFDKVWFKYDVEGEDEPYILENFSFHFKQGKSYAFVGETGVGKSTISKLLLRYYDPSKGEIYVNNNQNLKTINLKSYLDHVGYVEQEPQILYGTFYDNIRYGTFAATDAECESAAKKAELYDFITELPEGFATVLGERGFILSGGQKQRLVIARMFLRNPEILILDEATSALDNIVEKEIQGELDKLMAGRTTIIIAHRLSTIKNVDQILVLEKGSGVVQSGTFDELKKVEGRFKRLYEAGLMT; encoded by the coding sequence ATGAGTAAAAATAGTGATAGTACAAATTTATCCAATGTTCAAGGGAAACAAGAATTGGTTAAGGGGAACAAGAAAAAAACAAATCCAATGGGGTTTTTTAAATTATTATCAATTTATTATAAACAATTTTGATTACGGTGATTATGTTTAATTATTTTTGTTATTATCACCTGTGGGATTACAGTGGCGTTACCAAAGTTAACAAATATTGTTATGACACAATTAACAAGCGGAATGTTAGCACGATCAAGCATTAATGATCCTTCAATGCCATGGGGAACATTATTATATTGAGCAATTGGGTTTGCAGCAACATTTATTGTTTCTGGCTTTTTCTTGTATTTGCAAAGTTTAGTTGGGGGTTCAATTTCTCGAAAAATTGAGATTGATATTCGAATTAAGGTTCTAAATAAATTAGTTGATTTAGATATGAATTATTATCATGATAAAAAAATGGGAGATATTTTGACAAAGTTGATTTCTGATACCCAAATTTTAGGTGATCAAGCGTTTCAAGTACCACAAAACTTTTTAAATGCCTTCTTTACTTTTATTGGAAGTATTGCAATTATGTTTACTTTGGATAACCGGGTATTACAATATCAAGATGGTCCAAATGGTATTGTCCCAGTTGTTGATGCTAATGGAAACCTTGTTTATATGGATGGAACAGCAACGGTTGCTGAGTTAGCAGGAATTATTTTAGGTGTTTCGTTTGGGATTTTATTATTAACTTCGTTTGGTTTTACCTTTATTCGTCGTTTAATGTATAAACAACGAAAAGTTGTTTCTGATGTGAATGGTGATGTTAATGATCGGATTAATGCCATTCGTTTAATTAAAGCAACAGGAACTAATGAATATGAAAAAGACCGTTTTAATGATATTCATAAAGAATATTATAAAGTAAGTATGCGTGCGATTAAGGTTCAATCACTTATTATTGCTTTTGTTGTAACAACATTAACTAGTATGAATACGATTGCCTTAATTGTTGGAATTGTTTTTGTTAATGATAATCGATTAGATCCAACGGTAATGTTATCAATTACAATGAGCATTAATTCGTTAATTTTTCCAATTATTCAAGTGGTTCGTTTATTAGCTAATTTAGCGACAGCTTCAACTTCAGCAACACGGGTGGCAGAAATCTTTGACCAAGTTCCGAAGATTAATATTAATCCAACAACAACACCATTAACAGACATTAATGGTGATATTGTCTTTGATAAAGTTTGGTTTAAATATGATGTTGAAGGTGAAGATGAACCATATATTTTAGAAAACTTTAGTTTTCATTTTAAACAAGGAAAAAGTTATGCTTTTGTTGGTGAAACTGGGGTTGGAAAATCAACAATTTCAAAATTATTATTACGTTATTATGACCCATCAAAAGGGGAAATTTATGTTAATAATAATCAAAATTTAAAAACAATTAATTTAAAATCATATTTAGATCATGTCGGTTATGTTGAACAAGAACCACAAATTCTTTATGGAACATTTTATGATAATATTCGCTATGGAACTTTTGCTGCCACTGATGCTGAATGTGAATCCGCAGCAAAAAAAGCGGAATTATATGATTTTATTACTGAACTACCAGAAGGATTTGCAACAGTCTTAGGAGAACGGGGATTTATTTTGTCTGGTGGACAAAAACAACGGTTAGTAATTGCCCGCATGTTCTTACGTAATCCAGAAATTTTAATCTTAGATGAAGCAACAAGTGCGTTAGATAATATTGTTGAAAAAGAAATTCAAGGTGAATTAGATAAACTAATGGCTGGGCGAACAACAATTATTATTGCCCATCGTTTGAGTACAATTAAGAATGTTGATCAAATTTTAGTATTAGAAAAAGGGAGCGGAGTTGTTCAAAGTGGAACCTTTGATGAATTAAAAAAAGTTGAAGGCCGTTTCAAACGATTATATGAAGCTGGTTTAATGACATAA
- a CDS encoding hemolysin family protein — MMDTATALAVLLPIMIILLIFSSFFSASETAITSINVIRLKQMAKNKVSKRKNKTTNKNIRKAKRVYKLVKDYDRTLATILIANTLINTALATIGTLFFATLISNTETATWVSTIVIGFTVLIFGELVPKTIAKTFPEKFSIFSAYILWIWKILFYPFTWVLILRKQKDGVSTTENELLELISTIESEGVLEKNEKELIESAITFDEKTIGSIMRPKEKVKAIYSNTTWRELQRFYKEERFTRMPVLTPDTEKVIGILNIKDVFIAVIDHQEVQIKELVSEPIFFSRYLKLDDALELFQQEQLHMAIVSTNDDSNDFLGVVTMEDILEELVGEIYDEDDETGQVKEIGHHMFWIHGSTAVKKVFQKYLHLAAPPASAGQTLYQWFTQQTGYDLTKPKNDIKEFVYNNYAFRVNDEKKGKLTAKNIVFEIEILTNNNPIHDLEN; from the coding sequence ATGATGGATACGGCTACCGCTCTTGCTGTATTGTTACCAATAATGATTATTTTGTTAATTTTTTCCAGTTTCTTTTCTGCATCAGAAACAGCAATTACTTCAATTAATGTAATTCGCTTGAAACAAATGGCGAAAAATAAGGTTAGCAAACGCAAGAACAAAACCACGAATAAAAATATTCGTAAAGCAAAACGCGTTTATAAATTAGTGAAAGATTATGATCGAACTTTAGCAACCATCTTAATTGCAAACACATTAATTAATACTGCTTTAGCAACGATTGGAACCCTGTTTTTTGCAACCTTAATTAGCAATACCGAAACAGCAACTTGAGTTTCTACGATTGTGATTGGTTTTACGGTATTAATTTTTGGTGAATTAGTACCAAAAACAATTGCAAAAACCTTTCCTGAAAAGTTTTCGATTTTTTCAGCTTACATTTTATGAATTTGAAAAATTTTATTTTATCCATTTACATGGGTGTTAATCTTACGAAAACAAAAAGATGGTGTTTCAACAACAGAGAATGAATTATTAGAGTTAATTTCAACAATTGAATCAGAAGGGGTTTTAGAAAAAAATGAAAAGGAGTTAATTGAATCAGCAATTACCTTTGATGAAAAGACGATTGGTTCAATTATGCGACCAAAAGAAAAAGTTAAAGCAATTTATAGTAATACAACATGACGAGAACTACAACGTTTCTATAAAGAAGAACGTTTTACAAGAATGCCAGTTTTAACTCCAGACACAGAAAAAGTAATTGGAATCTTAAACATTAAAGATGTTTTTATTGCTGTAATTGATCATCAAGAAGTTCAAATTAAAGAGTTAGTTTCAGAACCAATCTTTTTCTCCCGTTATTTAAAATTAGATGATGCTTTAGAATTATTTCAACAAGAACAGTTACATATGGCAATTGTCAGTACTAATGATGATAGTAATGATTTTCTTGGCGTTGTTACAATGGAAGATATTTTAGAAGAACTTGTTGGCGAAATATATGATGAAGATGATGAAACTGGACAAGTAAAAGAAATTGGTCATCATATGTTTTGAATTCATGGGAGTACCGCAGTTAAGAAGGTTTTTCAAAAATACTTGCATTTAGCAGCGCCACCAGCAAGTGCTGGACAAACACTATACCAATGATTTACTCAGCAAACGGGGTATGATTTAACAAAACCAAAGAACGATATTAAAGAATTTGTTTATAATAATTATGCTTTTCGGGTAAATGATGAGAAAAAAGGAAAGTTAACAGCAAAAAATATTGTTTTTGAAATTGAAATTTTAACCAACAATAATCCAATTCATGATTTAGAAAATTAA
- a CDS encoding DeoR/GlpR family DNA-binding transcription regulator, giving the protein MHRVQRKDLLLEYLCQKPFHEMNHVLEYVSKFNISATTARRDLKELENEGIITMSYGGINFLGVHNKSCSIDVRASSINFDKKMIIAKKILNLLEKNDVIFVGAGSTCEVFVTLIDKPVKIVTNSFRILQLAKDNSNVQYNVLIGGKLREKSQAFYGSLCEESLSLIQFSKVIFSANTIDETGAVYKSNEEEARVELAALARVQTKILLADSTKFDKVGFFKFYETKDVSYLVTDKPEVAKQYNLNVSII; this is encoded by the coding sequence ATGCATAGAGTCCAACGAAAAGACTTATTATTGGAATATCTCTGCCAAAAACCTTTCCACGAAATGAATCATGTTCTTGAATATGTTTCAAAATTTAATATTTCTGCCACAACAGCCCGTCGTGATTTAAAAGAACTTGAAAATGAAGGTATCATCACAATGTCTTATGGTGGAATTAACTTTTTGGGGGTTCATAATAAGTCGTGTAGTATTGATGTTCGTGCAAGTAGTATTAATTTTGATAAAAAAATGATTATTGCCAAAAAGATTTTAAATCTTTTAGAAAAAAATGATGTTATTTTTGTGGGGGCTGGTTCAACTTGTGAAGTTTTTGTGACTTTAATTGATAAACCCGTTAAAATTGTTACTAATTCATTTCGAATTTTGCAATTGGCAAAAGACAATTCTAATGTTCAATATAATGTTTTAATTGGGGGTAAATTACGAGAGAAATCACAAGCTTTTTATGGCTCGCTTTGTGAAGAAAGTTTATCATTAATTCAGTTTTCAAAAGTTATTTTCTCAGCAAATACAATTGATGAAACAGGGGCAGTTTATAAAAGTAATGAAGAAGAAGCCCGGGTTGAATTAGCAGCATTAGCACGAGTACAAACAAAAATTCTGTTAGCAGATAGTACTAAATTTGATAAGGTGGGATTTTTTAAGTTTTATGAAACAAAAGATGTTTCATATTTAGTAACAGATAAACCAGAAGTTGCTAAACAATATAATTTAAATGTTAGTATTATTTAG
- the uvrC gene encoding excinuclease ABC subunit UvrC, whose product MATKLSLKEQVEILPSKPGCYLFFNNYNQVLYVGKAKNLRSRVSSYFNKVYNYKTTRLVQEITRLETIITKTEKEALILEHNLIKQYKPKYNILLNDDKHYPYIVITKEEDPQYLYVRNIHKKYARYYGPFPEGSHAREIIKVLERLYPLRRCKGNLGKPCLYYHINQCSGACFKPVPKEYYAAMIKKVHAFFKGNFNETKELLEKRMLQAANNLQFEEAQKLKLLIRNLDWTLSSQTVEMLNQNENLDVISLYQTDHNLVLTTLFYRAGKLSYKDYEYYQVTVEDDYQELYRLYLQNIYQKNILPTKIIVNEAIALPELNLLFDNRVFHPQTRAEKTIMRLATDNSYESYLQSQSTAQRQLNNVEVLQELQNLLHLNELPYLIEMIDIANINDEFVTGGVIVYKNGRPSRNDYRKYNLAIIEQDDAHRIAAVVARRYQKAIETDQPLPNLIIMDGGIQQVNACLNELTKLNLTIPVIGLVKNDQHKTDHLLNLTKEKVYLNKSSRLFLFLTKIQDDVHHFAISSFRRRQTKALTTSILESVPGLGSQRIKALNLHFDSIGAMQKASPDELHQVLRSWKLVENLRKFLENFDK is encoded by the coding sequence ATGGCAACAAAGTTATCATTAAAAGAACAAGTTGAAATTTTACCATCAAAACCAGGATGTTATTTATTTTTTAATAATTATAACCAAGTGTTATATGTTGGAAAAGCAAAAAATTTACGAAGTCGGGTTAGTTCGTACTTTAATAAAGTTTATAATTATAAAACAACTCGTTTGGTCCAAGAAATTACGCGACTAGAAACAATTATTACAAAAACAGAAAAAGAAGCTTTAATTTTAGAACATAATTTAATAAAACAATATAAACCAAAATATAATATTTTATTAAATGATGATAAACATTATCCATATATTGTTATTACTAAAGAAGAAGATCCCCAATATTTATATGTTCGTAATATTCATAAAAAATATGCCCGTTATTATGGCCCGTTTCCCGAAGGAAGCCATGCTCGTGAAATTATTAAAGTTTTAGAACGATTATATCCGTTACGACGTTGTAAAGGAAATCTTGGTAAACCGTGTTTATATTATCATATTAACCAATGCTCTGGTGCTTGTTTTAAGCCAGTTCCAAAAGAATACTATGCAGCAATGATTAAAAAAGTTCATGCTTTTTTTAAAGGAAATTTTAATGAAACAAAAGAACTTTTAGAAAAACGAATGTTACAAGCAGCAAATAATTTGCAATTTGAAGAGGCTCAAAAGTTAAAATTATTAATTCGTAATTTAGATTGAACTTTATCGTCACAAACAGTTGAAATGCTAAATCAAAATGAAAATTTAGATGTAATTAGTTTATATCAAACTGATCATAATTTAGTGTTAACAACTTTGTTTTATCGTGCTGGAAAACTAAGTTATAAGGATTATGAATATTATCAAGTAACAGTTGAAGATGATTATCAAGAGTTATATCGGTTGTATTTGCAAAATATTTATCAGAAAAATATTTTACCGACTAAGATTATTGTTAATGAAGCAATTGCTTTACCAGAATTAAATTTATTATTTGATAATCGTGTCTTTCATCCCCAAACCCGAGCGGAAAAAACAATTATGCGGCTAGCAACCGACAACAGTTATGAGTCTTACCTGCAATCACAATCAACAGCTCAGCGCCAACTAAATAATGTTGAAGTTTTACAAGAATTACAAAATCTTTTACATTTAAATGAATTACCCTATTTAATTGAAATGATTGATATTGCAAATATTAATGATGAATTTGTCACTGGTGGGGTGATTGTTTATAAAAATGGTCGCCCATCACGGAATGATTATCGCAAATATAATCTTGCTATTATTGAACAAGATGATGCTCATCGGATTGCTGCGGTTGTTGCACGGCGTTATCAAAAAGCTATTGAAACTGACCAGCCATTACCAAATTTAATTATCATGGATGGGGGAATTCAACAGGTTAATGCTTGTTTAAATGAATTAACAAAATTAAATTTAACAATCCCTGTTATTGGATTAGTTAAAAATGATCAACATAAAACTGATCATCTTCTTAATTTGACAAAAGAAAAGGTTTACCTTAATAAAAGTAGTCGCTTATTTTTATTTTTAACAAAAATCCAAGATGATGTTCATCATTTTGCAATTAGTAGTTTTCGTCGTCGACAAACAAAAGCATTAACAACAAGCATTTTAGAGTCAGTTCCAGGATTGGGATCACAACGAATTAAAGCTTTAAATCTTCATTTTGATAGTATTGGGGCAATGCAAAAAGCAAGTCCTGATGAATTACATCAAGTTTTACGTAGTTGAAAACTTGTCGAAAATCTACGAAAGTTTTTGGAGAATTTTGATAAATAA
- a CDS encoding MurR/RpiR family transcriptional regulator — MQLRTNILEKLEEIINRNDDTVNGIIAQTILNFAKLPNETFIINDVAETSHTSVSSVTKFCKMLGFTGWKEFYIFFRYELDNLKKLNQLHRINPLENTIKDLVANHTVMMTKLLNENLASILELKTMLKTTNKIYLIGEHTHLDLLINFYHQLLGLGFDTSMTTHDFIAKRFLEKLTKDDLVIWIIVDTNQTYLFNVLKHSDKPLPCDNIKFILKENSPILETNLTTRAPIIINDRRKMYTHQIIYNHLFIIFNAILTMLN, encoded by the coding sequence ATGCAATTGAGAACTAATATTCTTGAGAAGTTAGAAGAAATTATTAATCGTAATGATGATACTGTTAATGGTATCATTGCACAAACTATTTTAAATTTTGCTAAATTACCAAACGAAACTTTTATTATTAATGATGTTGCAGAAACATCACATACAAGTGTCTCATCGGTAACGAAGTTTTGTAAAATGCTAGGTTTTACTGGTTGAAAAGAATTTTATATTTTTTTTCGTTATGAATTAGATAATTTAAAAAAACTTAATCAATTACACCGTATTAACCCTTTAGAAAACACAATTAAGGATTTAGTGGCAAATCACACTGTTATGATGACAAAACTATTAAATGAAAATTTAGCATCAATTCTAGAATTAAAAACAATGCTAAAAACAACTAATAAAATTTATTTAATTGGTGAGCACACACATTTAGACTTATTAATTAATTTTTATCATCAATTATTAGGACTTGGGTTTGATACAAGTATGACGACCCATGATTTTATTGCAAAAAGGTTTTTAGAAAAACTAACAAAAGATGATCTTGTTATTTGGATCATTGTTGATACTAACCAAACTTATTTATTTAATGTTTTAAAACATAGTGATAAACCATTACCTTGTGATAATATTAAATTTATCTTAAAAGAGAACTCACCGATTTTAGAGACAAATTTGACAACAAGAGCGCCAATCATTATTAATGATCGACGCAAAATGTATACCCACCAAATAATTTATAATCATTTATTTATTATCTTTAATGCAATATTAACAATGCTTAATTAA
- a CDS encoding MarR family winged helix-turn-helix transcriptional regulator, with amino-acid sequence MSNKIGLEGELCRGRLFRYLGYINKAFSQQIENELQKHGFDDFQISNIWLLILIERFPNYTMNELAQVVNQSRANISIISKKLVHKGYVIKVHPENNKKVIYLAPTEKWFTLKPIVFMLVDELDQKIEQTLSELNYEKLLTDLEKIVTFFKNEIKPFSK; translated from the coding sequence ATGTCAAACAAAATAGGCTTAGAAGGAGAATTGTGTCGGGGAAGGTTGTTTCGGTACCTTGGTTATATTAATAAAGCTTTTTCACAACAAATTGAAAATGAGTTACAAAAACATGGTTTCGATGATTTTCAAATCTCAAATATTTGATTATTAATTTTAATTGAACGATTTCCAAACTATACGATGAATGAATTAGCACAAGTTGTTAATCAATCACGTGCTAATATTAGTATTATTTCAAAAAAATTAGTGCATAAGGGTTATGTTATTAAAGTGCATCCAGAAAATAATAAGAAAGTAATTTATTTAGCACCAACAGAAAAGTGGTTCACATTAAAACCAATTGTTTTTATGCTGGTTGATGAATTAGATCAAAAAATTGAGCAAACATTATCTGAACTAAATTATGAAAAGTTATTAACTGATTTAGAAAAAATTGTAACGTTTTTTAAAAATGAAATAAAACCATTTAGTAAATAA
- the rpmI gene encoding 50S ribosomal protein L35 has protein sequence MPKMKTKKSLAKRVKVTGTGKWKIAHAYTSHLAQNKSTKQKRHLRKAGVMDYTDQSRLKQLLQD, from the coding sequence ATGCCAAAAATGAAAACAAAAAAATCGTTAGCAAAACGAGTAAAAGTGACTGGAACGGGAAAATGAAAGATTGCTCATGCTTATACTTCACACTTAGCTCAAAATAAATCAACAAAACAAAAACGTCACCTACGTAAAGCGGGGGTAATGGATTATACGGATCAAAGTAGACTAAAACAATTACTACAAGATTAA